Proteins co-encoded in one Callospermophilus lateralis isolate mCalLat2 chromosome 2, mCalLat2.hap1, whole genome shotgun sequence genomic window:
- the LOC143389913 gene encoding putative inactive 1-aminocyclopropane-1-carboxylate synthase-like protein 2, translating into MSNPLDADPTPCNQKSGMDFRDRGIYAQLLELMLNLQQTIGDHFVKLTTRQWQAQSPEEANRIQVVREQEDVINHTVCQVISLLWTEAAADQRLQESLHSLNSREVWKKSPSPRQPDQPVGQSSFQASFVSHVLSNRGVDISDFYQSHFQDYDAYQQDKYHEEKNPLGFLNLGVSENKLCVDLITERLCQNDMNCIEEDLLQYSDWRGHPLLREEVARFLTYYCRAPTRLDPENVVVLNGCCSIFSALLMVLGDPGETFLVPTPFYGGFTVASHLYAKVELFPVHLESEITDENSEPFQLTVDKLEEALLEARQKEKKVRGLVLTNPQNPLGVVYSQDSLMEYLEFARRHNLHVIIDEIYMLSVFDESIKFHSVLSTERLPDPDRTHVIWGTSKDFGISGFRFGALYTHNKEVASAVSIFGYLHGISGITQYKLCRLLQDREWIDTVYLPANHSRLQTAHKYVTKKLRALKIPFVNHGSGLYVWVNLQSYLKPCTFEEERALHRRFLDNKLVLSRGKSYMCKEPGWFRIIFAENHVPLKLAMHRFKHALEEHNYDWMVKQLEEAMTE; encoded by the exons ATGAGTAACCCATTGGATGCTGACCCCACACCTTGTAACCAGAAGAGTGGCATGGACTTCCGAGACAGGGGCATCTATGCTCAGCTGTTGGAGTTGATGCTGAACTTGCAGCAGACCATAGGGGATCACTTCGTGAAGCTGACAACCAGGCAATGGCAGGCCCAGTCACCGGAAGAAGCAAATCGCATTCAAGTTGTCCGTGAGCAGGAGGACgtcataaaccatactgtgtgccaGGTGATCAGCCTCCTGTGGACTGAGGCTGCAGCTGACCAGAGGCTCCAGGAGTCTCTCCATTCCCTGAACTCTCGAGAGGTTTGGAAGAAGTCCCCATCACCTAGGCAACCTGACCAGCCAGTTGGGCAAAGTAGTTTTCAAGCTTCATTTGTCAGTCACGTCCTGTCCAACCGCGGGGTTGACATCTCTGACTTTTACCAGTCACACTTCCAGGACTATGACGCCTACCAGCAAGACAAGTACCATGAGGAGAAGAACCCCTTG GGCTTTCTTAACCTTGGTGTCAGTGAGAACAAGCTCTGCGTGGATCTGATAACCGAAAGG TTGTGTCAGAATGACATGAACTGCATTGAGGAGGACCTGCTGCAGTACTCCGACTGGAGAGGGCACCCACT CCTGCGGGAAGAAGTCGCTCGGTTCCTGACCTATTACTGCAGGgcgcccactcgccttgatccagaAAAT GTGGTTGTTTTAAATGGCTGCTGCTCCATCTTCTCTGCCCTGCTCATGGTTCTCGGCGATCCAGGTG AGACCTTTCTGGTCCCTACTCCCTTCTATGGTGGCTTCACCGTTGCCTCCCACCTGTATGCGAAAGTCGAGCTGTTCCCCGTCCACCTGGAAAGTGAG ATAACTGATGAGAACTCGGAGCCTTTCCAGCTCACCGTGGACAAGTTGGAGGAAGCCCTGCTTGAAGCTAGGCAGAAG GAAAAAAAGGTCAGAGGCCTTGTGCTCACCAACCCCCAGAACCCTCTGGGTGTCGTCTACTCCCAAGACTCACTGATGGAATATCTGGAATTTGCCAGAAG GCATAATCTACATGTGATCATAGATGAAATTTACATGCTGTCTGTGTTTGATGAATCCATCAAGTTCCACAGTGTTCTGAGCACAGAACG TTTGCCTGACCCTGACAGGACCCATGTGATCTGGGGTACCAGCAAG gATTTTGGCATCTCTGGTTTCCGCTTCGGTGCTCTGTACACCCACAACAAAGAGGTGGCCTCTGCCGTGAGCATCTTTGGCTACCTCCACGGTATCTCCGGCATCACCCAGTATAAGCTGTGTCGACTGCTCCAAGACAGAG aGTGGATTGACACGGTGTACCTGCCTGCTAATCACTCCCGGCTCCAGACAGCTCACAAGTACGTCACCAAGAAGCTGAGGGCCTTGAAGATTCCCTTTGTCAATCATGGCTCTGGCCTGTACGTCTGGGTCAACTTGCAGTCG TACCTGAAACCGTGCACATTTGAGGAAGAACGGGCACTCCATCGCCGCTTCCTGGACAACAAGCTGGTGCTATCCCGTGGCAAATCCTACATGTGTAAGGAGCCGGGCTGGTTCCGCATCATCTTTGCAGAAAACCACGTTCCGCTCAAACTGG CCATGCATCGGTTCAAACACGCGCTAGAGGAACACAATTACGACTGGATGGTGAAGCAGCTGGAGGAAGCAATGACAGAGTAG
- the LOC143389924 gene encoding sperm motility kinase Z-like yields MVFHFRISSGSSESSLEPPGLGSYEPAFTDHYEVVQGIGEGGFATVKLARHRLTGTEVAVKALAKVLWNLPFLSEPDLMAGLDHPNVIQLFQVIETINYVYVVMEYAGRGNLRKLIAEPGGMPEEEARRLFRQTVRAVQYCHIKGIVHLDLKPENMVLDDSGNVKLIDFGLSARFTAGQKLNRFWGTLLYFAPEIVLGEAYEGPPADVWSLGVTLYFMLMGRRPFMASTAQQVKKLILEGTYDTPLNVSEGAQSLIREILTVDPTQRPTLEQVTRHPWLSQGEAASPSPSVQALPELPDPAIIATMVNMGYDPYNTWMSLAKKKYDNAMATYLLLKHQRIQGTGCKHQVKHMSHGGVGPPLGPVDPPWVLPKKRSSEPALPSPREQLQQPGKAKQTQHKGGGSASVPAIRLHFLNMDTPPPSLTSQPHCVPSWPKPSVSLSRRAPEEDSSSSQGTPETGQSHHGVRGWKRVKRRIVTCTQQLCCVPCFSRAAIRSAVAPTDLPSQDRTNRTDGQPEHLSATWPRLPRPPGSQAGRSTSASTRSLLCP; encoded by the coding sequence ATGGTGTTCCATTTTAGGATAAGCAGTGGGAGTAGTGAGAGCAGCCTAGAGCCCCCAGGGCTGGGTTCCTATGAGCCCGCCTTCACAGACCATTATGAAGTTGTGCAGGGCATTGGGGAAGGGGGCTTCGCCACGGTGAAGCTTGCCCGCCATCGCCTGACTGGGACAGAGGTTGCAGTGAAGGCCTTGGCAAAAGTACTCTGGAACCTCCCCTTCCTATCCGAGCCAGATCTGATGGCGGGCTTGGACCACCCAAACGTGATCCAGCTCTTCCAGGTCATCGAGACCATCAACTATGTCTATGTTGTCATGGAATATGCAGGTAGGGGCAACCTACGGAAACTCATCGCGGAACCTGGTGGCATGCCGGAGGAGGAGGCCCGCAGGCTGTTCAGGCAGACGGTGCGGGCCGTGCAGTACTGCCACATCAAGGGCATCGTGCACCTGGACCTCAAGCCGGAGAACATGGTGCTGGATGACAGCGGCAACGTGAAACTCATCGACTTTGGCCTGAGCGCCCGATTCACAGCTGGGCAGAAGCTGAACAGGTTCTGGGGCACTCTCCTCTACTTTGCCCCTGAAATTGTCCTGGGGGAGGCATACGAGGGCCCCCCTGCCGACGTCTGGAGCCTGGGTGTCACTCTCTACTTCATGCTCATGGGGAGACGCCCATTTATGGCCAGCACCGCTCAGCAGGTGAAGAAGCTGATCTTGGAGGGAACTTATGACACTCCCCTGAATGTTTCCGAGGGGGCCCAGAGCCTCATCCGTGAGATCCTGACGGTGGACCCCACCCAGAGGCCCACCCTAGAGCAGGTAACGAGGCACCCGTGGCTGAGCCAGGGTGAGGCAGCATCGCCCAGTCCTTCTGTCCAGGCGCTCCCTGAACTCCCAGATCCCGCAATTATAGCAACCATGGTCAACATGGGTTACGACCCCTATAACACCTGGATGTCCCTGGCCAAGAAAAAGTATGACAATGCGATGGCCACGTACCTCCTGCTCAAACACCAGAGAATCCAGGGGACGGGCTGCAAGCACCAGGTGAAGCACATGAGTCATGGGGGGGTCGGGcctcccctgggccctgtggaTCCCCCCTGGGTCCTCCCCAAGAAGCGTTCCAGTGAGCCTGCCCTTCCCTCGCCCCGTGAGCAGCTGCAGCAGCCTGGGAAGGCCAAGCAGACCCAGCACAAGGGTGGTGGCAGTGCCAGTGTGCCTGCCATCCGGCTGCACTTCCTCAACATGGACACACCCCCTCCCAGTCTCACCTCCCAGCCCCACTGCGTGCCCAGCTGGCCCAAGCCCTCCGTGAGCCTCAGTAGGAGGGCCCCAGAAGAGGACAGCTCATCCTCCCAAGGGACCCCTGAGACAGGGCAATCCCACCACGGCGTCAGGGGTTGGAAGAGGGTGAAGAGGCGCATCGTCACCTGCACCCAACAGCTGTGCTGCGTACCGTGCTTCAGTCGCGCAGCCATCAGGAGCGCAGTGGCTCCAACGGACCTTCCGAGCCAAGACAGAACCAACAGAACCGACGGACAGCCAGAACACCTCAGTGCCACCTGGCCCCGGCTTCCCCGCCCGCCCGGGTCCCAGGCAGGCAGGAGCACCTCTGCATCCACCAGGAGTCTCCTCTGCCCCTAG